TGATACTTTCCCAGGTGTATAGTGCTGTATACACTTAACAGATCATAGCAGTATCGGAAATGGCAACTATGGATTTGTACCGAATATACTGCATGGCGGTTCTGATACAGAAACAAACTCTGGTAACAGTACAATACTGTGGTACTGCAATGGGTTACCAAGCCCCAGCATTGATAAGTGATGTCTAACCCTTAGGATACTGATTCTCAGTCACGCTGGCTGCCCTTAGCTGTAATGTGTGCATGATTACACCTTGTACCAGATATTCGGACATTTAAGTCACATGTTCAGTTTTGCACAGAAGTAAATGCCTAACCTTCTTAGAAACACTCTGCCATTCACAGCCAGCCTAGAAATTACTAGCGGTGTGGGTCTCCAATATCCCAGCCTCTTCCTCcccaaataatttgttttaaagctgcCCAGACCCCTGATGGCCTGTTGGCTGATCTGAGGCTTGCACACAATGACTGGCTTTGTTTTAGAATTGCATGTGGCAGAAGCATCAGGGGGATAGGGTTACACCAGGACTTTGGGAAATGCTGGTATGGGATTATAAGGATGTGCAAGGGAAGGGAAtaattgaattatatatatatataaaatttcattGGATTAAATGTACAAGCTTTAATAAACCAGCACTATTATCCAGTCTCAATAAGTTTGTGAACCTTGCATTATAGGAAGTTACTGCTAGGAACAGGAAAAAAAGATATAGTTCAAATGGACCAATTTTCAATCCAGACACCTTTAAATGAGTGTACAAAGAAATAGTCCAGCCCATACACCTTACTGCTTACCTACTAGTGAACATCTTCATACAAGTGGTACAATTCCTTTAACTATGAAAAGATCGACTCAGACACATTCTTCATTTTCTAACCTTAATTTTTGAAAGATGCTTATTAAAAATGGCTTAGAGAAACAAAGTTAATTTGGCTAAAATGTAATCCAATGTGCAAAGACTCCATTAAATCCATTAGTGTCAATGGAATAATCCGTCAAGATGGTTATAAGGAATATTTCAGTGGTGTACCGGCAATGGGCAATAAGTACACAGAGCATCAAGTagtaataattcattttatttttcaggataAAAATCAAATTCAGGAGTTGTGTTGAGCACATGTTGGaggaaaaacaacatttaaatcaaaaccaaactgacacagaaacaaaaaacagcccaATTCATGTAGAATATTTTAGAAAGCGTATTTAAAATTAGCTAATgccattttaaaactgctgtagaaaatgaaacaaacaaaaaaaaaaatccttagccTTCAGAAGTTACCATCATTGAAAACTAGACTTCTGGTGTCAaaaagattagtttttttttttagattttattaaaaaaaaaaaaaaaaatagatctaggttaatataaaagaataaaatacatatttagaaaCTAACTGTACATGTGCACTCTCGCTGGCAAAGTCACTGTCTGCCAAATCCACCAGAGGGCGACACCCAGTGAGAGGAATGTGATGCCTCGGTGTTCCAATAGGTGTCAATTGTTAAACTGTAGGCAAACAATTGCAAAGCACGCAGCTCTGTGCTctagcattacaaaataaaaaaataaaaaaaaaaaaataatgcaggtttaacaaacacatttgtacAGCAAATTAAAAAGGACACGTAAAAAAGTGACATACGCTAATCACATTAcagattatgtacagtatattacagcatTCCTGGAAAGGAAtttttctgttctttaaattaacaaaaggctacattaactgctttttttgttaaatgatctTTTCTTCATCCCCAGCATGTATCCGATTCCAGGTCGCTACAATTCTTTGTGGATAACGGATTTAAACTCCACTACATGTGTGCCAACACAGAATTATGGTTCTACACAAGTGACTTCTAGAACCTGCAAAGTATAGAAAAGCCCTGTGttgaagattaaaaaaagaaaaaaaaaaaaaacacaatctgaaCCCCAGCTCATCTAAGAAATGGTGTCTCAAAGCAACCTTGACAGAGACCACCCTAAACCCAGCAGCAGTTAAGCGAATGGGAGACAGGTCTCCTAAAACAGATtaagacatgttttaaaaagaagaatTATATATTTTCCGGCTACTAAAGGATTGATATTTTCAATGTCGTCAATCTTCGGACAACAGTCTGTGCAACTGATCCGCTCTCCTCTTCAACACGACCTGAAAATCATCCTGCAAAAGAAATGCACACTCCAGTGAAGCAGCTGTGAAACAAGGCAGCGTGCTGCTGCGTTCAGCTGGGTTACAGAAGGTGTATGTGGAAGACAAAGCCCAGGAGTTTGAGACAGTATGAGAATTTCTTACACGCAGATTTTCAACCGTTACGCAGGAATCAGAATGCACTtcaaatgaatgaataatgatGATACGTTGACATTGGCACCCTAGTCAAACCCTACCACACAAACGTTACTTACAGTTTCAGACAGCTTTTCCAAGTCAGGAATCAGCTTCTGGAGCTCTTGGTCTGCTTTGTTTCCATACCAGCTGGGGATTGGGATCATgttcatcagctggaaaaaaaaacaaacacccaggCATCAGTAGCGCACATCTGACCTACACTTGGCCACTGATCACCTGCTGTGAAACCAAAGGACTTGTTGCTGTGAAAAGGCAACATTCTGCACTTTAATGCTGGAACCACACCTGGATTCCCATATTAAAGCAGCAGATGCCAACAGCTTTGTTGTCCTGTGGTTTGCTGACTCCACTTGTCAAGTTTAATTGCAGCATGGCCACAGTGACTTCTTGAAAATCCTGGGCtttaacttaaaacagaaaaacattaatACGAAGTTTAACTTGGAGATCCAGAACTCAAATTGCTCTTGGTTAACGTGTTGCAGAGAGAGGCGGGGTGTACCTGGTAAGGGAAGGTGTAGGGGGTATTGCCCACAATGACAGCCTTGGCCAGGTCCCGCTTCAGCACTGCAAGGTCTTTGATGTAGTGCCCCTGCACACAGAAACAGTCTTCTTGGTACAAGCGATGTCTGCAGAGGGGAGAGAGGCAGGATAAGCACTGGGGGTTTTCAGAGGTCACTAGCAGTCAATGCGGCATTAGGCTTTTTACACTGGGGGAGGGAGGTGTCCAGTAATGCCAAACAAATCCTATGAAACAGTCAGCCcagtgtttctttaaaatgcattgcaagaTTGTAACAAagatttccatttaaaaagtcaaaaaaaaaaaaaaaaaaaactagactcAGAAGTGACAAGTTTTCTTTGATCATTTGCACACCAGCAAAAAGCCCTTCACGGTACAACGAGGTGTGTGTTTACATCAGTCAGCAGCACTATTTAACATGCTCCTTACCGAACTAGCTTTTTCTGAGGGTCCACCAAGTCTAAAATCTCATCCGCATACTCCTTTTTAGCAGATGTGTAGACAAATATCTGGAAAACAAATATAATGAAGTTAATGAACAAAAACAGTACTTCTACTACACCAGATAAATCAGACTGAACAGTGCTAAACCAATGTGAGCCAATATAAAGAGTTTGAAGCCCCAACTTAATCCCAGATTAACTGCGACACAATGCACAAGTCAAAAAAAAGCATCACTGTGAAAAGCATTGGATTTCCCTAACCCATTCATTACTGTTCTTCATATGAaaaaagacatacattttatttttatatatatatatcaatatagatagatagatagatcgatctatctatctatctatctatctctgagGAATTAATACTAAACATTTATGTTACATATGTATATAGTTCTTCTAagagaaatatatacatttcagtacaatgatgcatttcaataaaaaacTGGGCGATTTCCCCAAACAGATGAGAATGAAACTGCAGAGAATAGGGAAGAGACTTACTTCATATACTTTGGACATCCTTTCCAAAAACTCTTGCACATAGGGCCTCATATTCATGTAGACCTGAAGATGGGGAGGGGTGGAACAAAACACAAGCTTGAATTAAGAAAGTACTCTTCAGAGAATTGTATTTGTCATTCAAATTCTTTAATGTATAAAACCATGGAAGAGATCCAGTACACACACAACAATGTACTGCATTATGTTGCTCTCCCCCTGTGAATTACATATTATTCAAATTACAACCACgattgtattaatattttaaattaaatgacattgaaaaacaGGCCACACACAAACAAGCAGCAGAGTTAAAAGGAGTGGGACACCACAAACCTCATACTGCTGATCCTGGAAGTGGGTGAGAAAAGTGTGTTCTGCATTCTCAATTACATTCAGGGAGCTGTAGACTAAAGTCTCTTCCTGCACAGATACAAACACTCAAAAGTTTAGGACAGGAAGCATAACATGTTGTGTAACTTATATCACATTACCCAATACAACTTGCAGATAGAAGAGAACTCACCAGATCCAGAACCAGCGTGCTTTCGGGGATGCTCCTTGTCTTCAGTGGGATATCTCTGATTTTGTACTGTCCTACTTGGGATGGGATGTTTTTTATGAAGGTGTATCTGTAGGATACAAAGGAACCATAAATAGAATTTAAGTGAACCACAAAAGGCTATGAtgttcatacagaacacacaactGTACAAAAATTAAAACTAACACAGCAATCTCCGCACTCACAtttgaatatgaatatatatatatatatatgaatttatcTTGATATTGATAGTAAGATAGAGGACAAGGTTTGTCTCACAGAGGAGGTTATTAAACAGCAATATGGACTATAATGGTAACAAGATGATCAGTTTGATAATATCCTATAACCCAACTGTATACTTCAAACAGCAGATGCATGCCCACCCCTCCAGATTCATGCTCTGAGTCTGGGTGAAATGCTCTACTCACGGGTTGAAAACCTCATTGTCCTCCTCATTCCCGAGAACTGGACTGAAGCAGTTGGATTCCATCTCGACCCGGTTCTGGTTCCAAGTCTTGGTCCTTTGACGCCGTGGTGTCTTGTCATCTTTAGGAAAATAtggtaaaatggaaaaaaaaaaaaggaaatgattcATTTTCTATCCACCTCTATTACTGTATCTGTCTGTGATTGCTGCTTGATTATTTATAAATAGAGtaaaaatgtttgtataattgtaattactgaaGCATAATTGTAATTTCACCAAATAtccttgtaattgtaattgtaatttcagcaaacaatgctgctgtaattAGAATTATAATTCACCCAAGGTCAAGGTCTTTTTTTATTCCTCCAGTTTAGCCATGTGCACCTCCTATAGAATAATTCTGATACAACCCAGCATGTGGTTTATATGTTTGACcttcccaatttttttttaaatgagcaacaGGTGAAGAAAACTCCTTGAAACTAATAACGCCCGATGGATTCCACTCACCACGCTGGGTCAGAGATAACAAGCAGGCGATGGGAGAGTAGATTTTCCGAACAGCATTCCTTGGTGAATCTTCATTCATCTCAAACCTCACCCGCAACTGCCGTCCTCGCAGTGGAGTTTTAAACTCTGCAGGAAAAAAATCACAACGATGCACTATGTTAGTGATGAGCACTCTGCAACGTACTGAACTCAACTGCGTTTCATTTGTCCATTCTGGGATATGCAGAGTGTTCACGTGCCTTCGTCATCATCATCCTTCTCTGCTTTGAGACGGCTCCTTGTCTGCATGGTGCCTCTCTTCTTGGCAGACTGAGCAACGTCTTCTTCAAACTCGGGCCACACTGGGCCAGCCAggacatcatcatcatccttaGACTGTCAATGACAACAGCAGATCAGTGACTCTGTCACAAACACATTAGATCCCTGCAACGTTTACACTAACTATATGAATATTTCAATTGAAACAGGAGGGCATGCTCATGTTGACATCCCAATGAGTTTTTaactttagaaaaaataaaatcaacaaaattTAGGCATGAATTAATAATTGCATTATGGGATCATTAATACATGACTGAGCAGTGTTGCATTCACTCCTCTTTTTCTACCACAGGTCAATTATCCAAAAAGGGTAATAACTACGACGCAATAAACAACAACGTGGTGACATGCCATTGAAAAACTATTTGACAAATCACATAGCAGCACTACTGTACTTCTAGACTTAGTTACCGACCCGCTGATTTTTGTTACACTATACAAACGCTAGATTAGTgtacctatttttatttttttaacaccgGCATAGGTGTAGTTTAGCGGGCCAGGAAAATCAGGCTTCACTCGTTCCGATCTGAGAAAGCTGACACGCATTTTCAAACCCACAGCTCCTGAGCAGATACAAGTATTCGTGGCCATTGCCCCACAAAATTACTTGCATCAGCCTCACCGGCAACAGCTGGACGGGAAATGAGTTTCGTAATCTAATAAAATCACTTTTGAGTGGCTATCTTTTGTCAATAAAACATCCTTATGacatttaaaatttgaattttttatattaaaataataataataataataattaagaggGGTCTGCAGTAAGCGCTAACGATAAAGATGTTACGCACCGGCGTCTCTCCGTCATGATTTTGATTTTGTcggttatatgtatatattttgtttcagttaTTGAATGTTTTTGCTACTTGCTCCAGGACTGGAGCCACCGTTCTGACTGAAGGTTTCGTTGTTCTTGCAGCGCTGCTGATCTCAACCGTGTGAGCTACACCGACACCCCGAAACAGCAGCTAACCCCCAGACTGGCGCGCCTGCTGCGGGAAACTGTAGCAAATGATGCCCCCCAGGCCTGCCTTCTTCGGTTCAGGAAGCTCTGCTAACTAAAACACCGGCGGCTGGCTTGAAAAGGGCCCGGCTGCTTTACTCTGGAGAGGCCCCGCCAAAACTTACCGCCTTCCTTCTCTTCGTGGACCGGGGCGTCTTGCTCAGGCTCTCGGTCGCCCGGCGAGGGGTACGCGgtgtaatcggctcctttgttggtTGTCGGGCGTGGATCTTTCTCGACCGGAGCAACATTTCCAAacttttaataacaaacaaacggAAAGCGCAGAGGGAATTGTGTCTTCGCCCCCATTCACGTCGTTAGACTGCCCGCGGCTGTGTTTTCATCAAGCGCCGGCGGTTAACGGGGAAATGTTTGCAATGAATCCCGCACTCGGCCTAGCAGCGCTTCCTGTTTATCGATTTAAATCTGCCGGGCCGAAGAGCCAGGCTGCGGGGTAACTTAGCAACGGGCTGGGCGTGTTCTTCAGACGCGACACGTTACGTCTTGGGCACGTTTTGGGAACGTAAAggaagtactgtatgtgtgaatgaatatttttaattatagtttCATACTTCTGTGACAATAAAAACGCTACACCTCCAAATATACCCGTCAATACACACAGTTATATACTGCAGTTTAAGACATCTAAACCCCACTGTCACTCCGGTCACTGTTCATGGTGTCACAATGTTTGTCAGCTGCTTTTTTTGTCAGTGCTCGAACAGTGTGACTTAACCCGCCTCATCTATTCAGTGTTGTTAAAAAGCCGTCTTTCTAGAAACACCGTACTcggaaaacacatttctaaagttTACGGTGGTCCTGCACATTTCATTGAGGACTGCATTTACAGCGTTACAATGACGCCGGTCATCCACCAGATGGCGCAAGTTGGTTGTCAGACCAAGCCACACTGAAtctttgcagtcattttttttttttttttttttttttttttatgtgttgcaATGTGACTACTGTATTTTAAGAAAGGAATAAGATACACATGATACATTGAGAACCGCTTCtctaattgtgattaaacttggtaaGGGCATTCTTTATCTCAAGTTACTGTGAGCCTGTGGGTAAAGTTGCATTTACACATAGAGTGGATCTATGCTAAAGTGATCCAGTTTATCATAATTCTTGTAGCTTTGAATGCTGGAAAATCATATACTGGTACTTGACGTTATGGGGCACAATTAGAATGTTTCCTGGAtccgtgtgtgtgagtgtgtgtgtgtgagtgtgtgtgtgtgtgtgtgtgtgtgtgtgtgtgtgtgtgtgtgtgtgtgtctgcatgcagACAGGAGGAGGTGCacctgtgtgtgcgtctgtgagtgtgtgtgtgtgtttctcagtgtgtgtgtctgcatgcagACAGGAggaggtgcgtgtgtgtgtgtgtgtgtctgcatgcagACAGGAggaggtgcgtgtgtgtgtgtgtgtctgcatgcagACAGGAGgaggtgcatgtgtgtgtgtgtctttgtgagtgtgtgtgagtgtgtgtgtatcaatgcTGAACTCCCCCACAGCTCTGCGTGGGACACAGGCTGCTCTGAACATTCTGCTGCGTTCTCTCAACTCTGTTCCCAGTCTGATGAGAGGCAGCAGGTCTCTAATAGTCGCTGAAGGACAGGAGACTGCAAAGACCCCTGACCAGGCTGTGCCCTGTTTTTAATGTCCTTAACCtatacctctctggactttaccatgctttcagtatgcttcgcaatgcttttactgtggtgaGCTTTTAAAAGGTGTTTCCGCTCACAAAGAGTGTACCCGGTTTCGTAAGGAGTGTTGGCAAAGCAAAGcgtttatacagtataaatatatatatatatatatatatatatatatatatatatatatatatatatatatatatatatatatatatataaactaacacTGCAAGCCTCATGTTACATTAGCAATGAGCAACTGAATAACACAGTTCACTATAGCCTGGTCTCTGTCATCCCTCAGAGATCTGGATCACATGCTCACACAGAGGCGTATGGACCCTAACACTTCAGCACCACCCAGCCCCCAGAGACACCCCCATCCGCCAGCGATCATGAAACCCATGACATCATTTCTTAAATTAGAAGAATATCAGTCAACCATGTTTGCAGTGTCAGAACATCATTTCAGCGATGTTTCCTCGTCGGCTGTTTTCAGTTGCTCGGCAGGAAGAGGTGGGAGAGGCGCGGCCCTTGTTGTGAATCTGATGTACTTTCTAATTCGGTAATTCAAAATCCGTCCTAGTGGAAATAATCTGCATGCTGGaaagaaaaaataccttaaataaTATGACTGTCAAAAACAGAAAGCAAGCCACTGGGATATCATCTTTATAAAATCCTACTAGTCATAACTGGCCCACTGCTGGGTACTGCAATGGAGTATGTGTGTTCAAACGTTCCCACTGTAGTACTGTTATAACAAATTGAAGAGTGCCAGTGTGTGATCAAGCCCAGCTAAGTGCCTGATATAGGATTTGCTAATCTCTAGTTCGAGAGTGGCGtaaagggtcttttttttttacctttcagaGGCATTCACTGCAGTGTACAAAGCTCTGGTAGGAAAGCTGGTCTTCTGTATTAAACAGTTACCCACCTTCAAATACAAAGCGACGCAGTTTGTCCCCCAGAGTCAGCTAGCCCAGCCACATTTCAAGCACAGCACTACAAGAGCTGTCCAACACCAGAGCAGATTGTCCTCTAGCAGCATACATTTCAGCTTTACAGCTTTTTGAAGCCCCCAAAAATGATTGACGCTCATCTTTTAGGATTGCAATACAGGCACTGTGCTTTGGGATAAGTCAGGCATTCACGTATTGCTATCTGGAAAAAGGTGAACCAAAGCGTTCCTTGGAAAGACACCACGGCCCGAGTATTTACAGAGACGTGCTCGTTCTAGTTACAATCGAGAACACCTATCTCCAGGCAGACAAGCAGTTAACTAGAGATCTGTCGTAAAGTCCCGCCCTCTAATTAATATTCATATTCAATTTTAAAGATAGGGGCTTGCGCTGCCTCGATTCACAATACACATTATCAACAGCTATACACGTACTGGAAAGATAAGCAATcagcaataaaaaataagtcGTTTGTTTTTAACGTGTTTCGTGAAATCAAACTCCTATGTGACATGTTCCACGAGTTGACAGTGTGTGGATAATGAAGACACAGCGGGGTTAGTTCTGGAGTTTGCTTTGGAGTTTGGCGGAGAAGTTCACCTTTGAAGACCACAAGACAACTGCGCGTAATTGAACAAGAGCCACAAATTAGGAAGATGCATTTTCAAATTGAATGGTAAGTAGTTTACCATTTCGCACGGCTAAGCATTTAATTTCCCCATACTTACCGGAGCTGTAGTACACTTTTCTGTGCCTTTACCATGTTGCATAGTAAAACGCATGTTTCAATACACATAAggcagtattttaaatgttatatatacatAAGTATATACACAAACAGTCGCAGTCAAAATTATTTGGGCTGTTAAAAAATGttagaaattagtttttgcatattatttttcattttatgcatgttatataatattttgttgttttattataaagctgaatctatactttaatgtatatctttcaatagaacaatgatcgttgatagatgaaatggtagccctattagtccagagatgatagacaaagagaaggagatgtgatcccTTTTATCTTTCTATTGGACTAACTAAAGTTAGTTAGTCCggtaaaaggtatcacatctccatCTCTTTGTCTATAATAGAACAAATGTAAATTGtataaatcactttctttgtggtttttctcattttttaaactgcccagatacttttgtctgcgacaaaagcctctctctctctctctctctctctctctctctctctctctctctctctctctctctctctctctctctctgcgtgtGTACCATAGTGTAATTGTACAATTGCTTGGGTATTGTTATTTCTGATAATGGTGCCGTGGAAGATTATTATTTAAGAAAGCA
This Polyodon spathula isolate WHYD16114869_AA chromosome 27, ASM1765450v1, whole genome shotgun sequence DNA region includes the following protein-coding sequences:
- the LOC121301369 gene encoding CTD small phosphatase-like protein 2-A, with amino-acid sequence MLLRSRKIHARQPTKEPITPRTPRRATESLSKTPRSTKRRKASKDDDDVLAGPVWPEFEEDVAQSAKKRGTMQTRSRLKAEKDDDDEEFKTPLRGRQLRVRFEMNEDSPRNAVRKIYSPIACLLSLTQRDDKTPRRQRTKTWNQNRVEMESNCFSPVLGNEEDNEVFNPYTFIKNIPSQVGQYKIRDIPLKTRSIPESTLVLDLEETLVYSSLNVIENAEHTFLTHFQDQQYEVYMNMRPYVQEFLERMSKVYEIFVYTSAKKEYADEILDLVDPQKKLVRHRLYQEDCFCVQGHYIKDLAVLKRDLAKAVIVGNTPYTFPYQLMNMIPIPSWYGNKADQELQKLIPDLEKLSETDDFQVVLKRRADQLHRLLSED